Proteins encoded within one genomic window of Candidatus Cloacimonadota bacterium:
- a CDS encoding PAS domain-containing sensor histidine kinase, with protein sequence MIEQINYFLQELIQLSKQEKDHLEFIKDFHQLLGKKLKAKETIVILRIDKYFLRSSFLNDNEEFWDIRTNDLNDEERFSRLADIALKEINYSYENDLLAKIQDNGFIIIKNTENNEKLEILEEIKDFFYLIFKSIYRQFQLIERVKELSCLHSISKIAEDHDLSIPDFLDQIVNLLPPAWQYPEITRAKIIFNDETFATKDFEESPINLRSNIMLQKRKVGYVEVNYPEDFKQKDSYPFLKEEAGLIRTIAQELSIILEKKKSEDESRKLEKQLLHADRLATLGQLSAGVAHEINEPLAGILGLAQLMEKNNSLDQQALNDLENIVSASLHAREVVKKLMLFARQVPSSQTDLNLNESVNNAVFFLESRCRKNMVKIHLDLKKSIPSINADSSQIHQVLINLIVNALQAMPDGGIINIKTYQNENTAFLECSDNGIGMTKDVLNQIFNPFFTTKKVNEGTGLGLSVVHGIIYSHGGDISVSSQPGKGAKFKISFPIGKGLLNNEE encoded by the coding sequence ATGATAGAACAAATAAATTATTTTTTGCAGGAATTGATCCAACTTTCCAAACAAGAAAAAGATCATTTGGAATTTATAAAAGACTTTCATCAGTTACTGGGCAAAAAACTTAAAGCAAAAGAAACGATCGTTATTCTTCGTATCGACAAATATTTTTTGAGGAGCTCTTTTTTAAATGATAACGAGGAATTCTGGGATATTCGCACTAATGATCTGAACGATGAAGAACGCTTTTCAAGATTGGCAGACATTGCTCTGAAAGAAATAAACTATTCTTACGAAAACGATCTCCTTGCAAAGATTCAAGATAACGGTTTTATCATTATCAAAAATACTGAAAATAATGAAAAACTGGAAATACTGGAAGAAATCAAAGATTTTTTTTATTTGATCTTCAAATCAATTTATCGTCAATTTCAGCTCATAGAACGTGTAAAAGAATTGAGCTGCCTGCACAGCATAAGCAAGATAGCGGAAGATCATGACCTTTCTATACCAGATTTTCTGGATCAAATTGTAAATCTACTTCCACCTGCCTGGCAATATCCCGAAATAACACGTGCGAAGATCATCTTCAACGATGAAACTTTTGCCACAAAAGATTTTGAGGAAAGCCCGATCAATCTGCGTTCAAACATCATGCTGCAAAAAAGAAAAGTCGGATATGTCGAGGTGAATTATCCCGAAGATTTTAAACAGAAAGACAGCTACCCTTTTTTGAAGGAAGAAGCAGGACTTATTCGCACAATTGCGCAGGAACTCAGCATAATTCTGGAAAAGAAAAAATCTGAAGACGAAAGCCGAAAGTTGGAAAAGCAGCTGCTTCATGCCGATAGACTGGCAACATTGGGACAGCTTTCAGCTGGAGTGGCTCACGAGATAAACGAACCGCTGGCAGGTATTTTAGGTTTAGCTCAATTGATGGAAAAAAATAACAGCCTGGATCAACAAGCTCTCAATGATCTGGAAAACATTGTGTCTGCCAGTTTGCATGCCCGGGAAGTTGTTAAAAAACTAATGTTATTCGCCAGACAGGTTCCCTCCAGCCAGACTGATCTGAATTTGAACGAATCAGTTAATAATGCCGTTTTCTTTCTGGAATCACGCTGCCGAAAAAACATGGTCAAGATCCATCTGGATCTTAAAAAATCCATTCCCAGCATAAATGCCGATTCTTCCCAGATTCACCAGGTTCTCATCAATCTAATCGTCAATGCTTTGCAGGCGATGCCGGATGGTGGCATTATCAACATCAAAACTTATCAAAATGAAAATACTGCTTTCCTGGAATGCAGTGATAATGGTATCGGCATGACAAAAGACGTTCTAAACCAGATCTTCAATCCTTTTTTTACAACCAAAAAAGTAAATGAAGGAACCGGACTTGGACTTTCGGTGGTTCATGGCATCATTTATTCTCATGGCGGAGATATCTCGGTTAGCAGTCAGCCGGGCAAAGGTGCAAAGTTCAAGATCAGTTTTCCAATCGGAAAAGGACTTTTAAATAATGAAGAATAA
- a CDS encoding sigma-54 dependent transcriptional regulator: MKNKRILVLDDNNVTRDVIKRNLSAHGFQIYTASNFDLTKQILEEIEPDLLITDLKMPDISGLDVIIHVTENFKNTEIIVITGYPTINSAVDAVKLGANDYLTKPFTDVELLTAVKKALEKQSNKQEFQREISDGFGEKFGIIGKSAKMLEVFKTIKKASQINSTVLITGESGTGKELVARAIHYAGFRAAAPFVPINCGAIPETLLESELFGYVKGAFTGAHTTREGFFQSADKGTIFLDEISETSMMLQIKMLRVIQEKEVYMVGSNRCQKVDVRILVASNKDLFELVQIKKFREDLFYRLNVLTVQIPPLRERGSDIFQLANHFANKYAEEFNKKVPVFNDEVLEIFGRYNWPGNVRELENLVHRLVIMNEDGKISKADLPDFMKSRIDSCSEVKRSLQEVEIQHIKNVLEYTGNNKTKAAEILEIDRKTLNNKLKE, encoded by the coding sequence ATGAAGAATAAGAGAATTTTAGTTTTAGATGATAACAATGTAACTCGCGACGTGATAAAACGAAATTTATCTGCTCATGGTTTTCAAATCTATACTGCCAGCAATTTCGATCTGACCAAACAGATATTAGAAGAGATCGAACCAGACCTTCTTATTACCGATCTTAAAATGCCTGATATCAGCGGTTTGGATGTTATCATTCATGTTACCGAAAATTTTAAAAATACAGAAATAATTGTGATAACCGGTTATCCCACCATAAATTCTGCTGTTGATGCTGTGAAGTTGGGAGCGAACGACTACCTGACAAAGCCTTTTACAGATGTGGAATTGCTGACAGCAGTGAAAAAAGCTTTAGAAAAACAGAGCAATAAACAGGAATTTCAGCGTGAGATCTCCGATGGATTTGGCGAGAAATTCGGTATAATCGGAAAATCTGCTAAAATGCTGGAAGTGTTTAAAACCATCAAAAAAGCATCTCAAATAAACAGTACAGTTTTGATAACCGGTGAAAGCGGAACCGGCAAGGAACTGGTAGCCAGAGCTATTCATTATGCCGGCTTTCGAGCTGCCGCTCCTTTTGTTCCTATCAATTGCGGTGCTATTCCAGAAACTCTGCTGGAAAGTGAACTTTTTGGTTATGTAAAAGGAGCTTTTACAGGAGCTCACACCACGCGGGAAGGTTTTTTTCAAAGTGCAGATAAAGGAACTATTTTTCTGGATGAGATCTCTGAAACTTCCATGATGCTGCAAATAAAAATGCTGCGCGTTATTCAGGAAAAAGAAGTTTACATGGTCGGTTCAAACCGCTGTCAAAAAGTAGATGTCCGCATTCTGGTAGCATCCAATAAAGATCTGTTTGAACTGGTTCAGATCAAAAAATTCCGCGAAGACCTGTTTTATCGTTTGAATGTTCTCACGGTTCAAATTCCACCCTTGCGGGAACGCGGTTCCGATATTTTTCAATTGGCGAATCATTTTGCCAATAAATATGCAGAGGAATTCAATAAAAAAGTTCCGGTTTTCAATGATGAGGTATTAGAAATTTTTGGGCGTTATAACTGGCCGGGAAATGTGCGTGAATTGGAAAATCTGGTGCACCGGCTTGTTATAATGAATGAAGACGGTAAAATCTCAAAAGCTGATCTGCCGGATTTTATGAAATCGAGGATCGACAGCTGCAGCGAAGTAAAACGCAGCTTGCAGGAAGTAGAAATTCAACACATTAAGAACGTGCTGGAATACACTGGAAATAATAAAACCAAAGCAGCTGAAATTCTGGAAATCGATCGCAAAACATTGAATAATAAGTTGAAAGAATAA
- a CDS encoding CehA/McbA family metallohydrolase, with the protein MEFIDKLLTNFISIPILVGYAEIHYHLKFLYPRYFRKEPEIIADLPRRCIQERSSKIPILLIVKDANIFPVKLKSANILIIGKSREETGKIELDLKLNNKYFSKIFYVDISKFKTDQWLNISVEINYQIKGRNKTAINDNYPAIAKKPFRCFWAEKELPFPKDWYCGDPHYHSIHTSDQVEFGADIFSTKIMAKSMGLDWFFVTDHSYDLDDDENDCTRNDPELPIWKKMQQNCKKNDEKDFRVIAGEEVSIGNWENKNVHLLAINHPHFIAGSGDSAEKWFRNKPQNSLKMIKRLHSENNLFIAAHPFENVPRAQKLTLRRGQWHSRDYENAGIKFLQVINSNEINDIQNSIERWTKLLLQDKKYYIFAGNDAHGNFNVMRQIKSPFWKLFSSCKQTFGNFFTAFNHSENEPLTGIQNKNIIVSNGPFLSFKLIKDKQEFRIGSTIHSGSVALIFDAKTSPEFGEIVELNLFIADLTSKVERKFSKLENSMAIVLSNKGYLRMSMTTEKGGMVYTNPIWVE; encoded by the coding sequence ATGGAATTTATCGATAAATTACTTACAAATTTTATTAGCATTCCTATTCTTGTGGGATATGCAGAAATTCATTATCACCTAAAATTTCTTTATCCCAGATACTTTCGAAAAGAACCGGAAATAATTGCAGATCTTCCCCGTCGCTGCATCCAAGAAAGAAGTTCAAAAATACCAATTTTACTGATCGTAAAAGATGCAAATATTTTTCCTGTAAAACTAAAATCCGCTAATATTCTGATCATAGGAAAAAGTCGAGAAGAAACCGGAAAGATCGAGCTTGATCTGAAACTAAATAACAAATATTTTTCCAAGATTTTTTATGTTGATATCAGTAAATTTAAAACCGATCAATGGTTGAATATTTCTGTAGAGATCAATTACCAGATCAAGGGAAGAAATAAAACTGCGATCAATGATAATTATCCCGCTATTGCCAAAAAACCTTTTCGCTGCTTTTGGGCAGAAAAGGAACTTCCATTTCCCAAAGACTGGTATTGCGGTGATCCTCATTATCACAGCATTCACACTTCCGATCAAGTAGAATTTGGAGCTGATATATTTTCTACTAAAATCATGGCAAAATCAATGGGTTTGGACTGGTTTTTCGTAACCGATCATTCTTACGATCTGGATGATGATGAAAATGATTGTACCAGAAATGACCCCGAACTTCCTATCTGGAAAAAAATGCAGCAGAATTGTAAAAAAAATGATGAGAAGGATTTCAGAGTAATAGCAGGTGAAGAAGTTTCGATCGGAAACTGGGAAAATAAAAACGTTCATCTGCTGGCAATCAATCATCCTCACTTCATTGCCGGCAGCGGTGACAGCGCAGAAAAATGGTTCCGGAATAAACCGCAAAACTCGCTGAAAATGATAAAGCGGCTGCACTCCGAAAACAATCTATTTATTGCAGCTCATCCATTTGAAAATGTTCCCCGGGCACAAAAACTGACTTTACGTCGAGGTCAGTGGCACAGCAGGGATTATGAAAATGCCGGGATCAAGTTTTTGCAGGTCATTAACAGTAATGAAATCAACGATATTCAAAACTCAATTGAGCGCTGGACTAAATTGTTGTTACAAGATAAAAAATATTACATTTTTGCTGGTAACGACGCCCACGGAAATTTTAATGTAATGCGTCAGATCAAAAGCCCTTTCTGGAAGTTGTTCAGCTCCTGCAAGCAAACTTTCGGTAATTTTTTTACTGCCTTCAATCACTCTGAAAACGAGCCGCTTACAGGAATTCAAAATAAAAATATAATCGTTAGTAATGGGCCATTTTTATCTTTCAAATTGATAAAAGACAAGCAGGAATTTCGTATCGGCTCTACAATTCACAGTGGAAGTGTTGCATTAATATTTGATGCAAAAACCTCACCTGAATTTGGTGAAATTGTTGAACTAAACTTATTCATTGCTGACCTGACATCAAAGGTAGAACGCAAATTCAGTAAATTAGAGAATTCTATGGCAATAGTATTATCGAACAAAGGTTATCTCCGAATGAGTATGACAACAGAAAAAGGTGGAATGGTTTATACAAATCCGATCTGGGTGGAATAG
- a CDS encoding helix-hairpin-helix domain-containing protein: MKKLFLFFVLIFCWATVFSAMLDLNTASLEELRSLPISEKQAQDIHNYRFYIDYFKSIYDLRAIESIDQKTMNKLKPLVSVSHYQSDDEAAIRRDEIYYLIERLGSNEGLQEGISDVWEDYLMTPRNINKMPFSDIFNLPNTSAIDVAAILKRRANGDTLSNYRDLRFSPGISYYGARNIRYYVYYEEPPIQNRVFVDYQFKYNDMPYADELKEMYQESMIRFDSATPTQKNQSYWGFFNLENNRSSVMNKLRIRYMNEWKAGILTNSPKGNENFFLDDNQTLGDDAKYYVGYEKEINWMGRNFLKIYAGNFRATFGEGLVMENTDTFSPRQTGYGFNKRIIGVIGDLSRTQQYSLRGAAIDWKRNNMNAVLFLSNDKKDAIIYDSNNNGILDKDDYALSYIIRTNNFSNDELEDAETYFNDYVGNLNEVTIAPRKDAVEENLIGGHLEYSPFIGTHIGVTGYEATYNRDFVVPDSLEELQDILIYDDETASEKWKITDAEITNLYSTKTDKYDRNYRRVLGFDWRTTLNNTSIQGEYAEMEKNGELFKIGDDPKAIILSSYTQFENLYFLTMFRHYDLEFDNPYQRSFSESQRYDDTVFEKLTYGLRNTLLTDMYINSVQPSAERGFYFETRYQFHRMFTITKAYLDVWERLSDARQGIRFQGTLEFKPIHQMRFRVRHKVQIKRDDEIQDRGKSQANETELFLRTYLSNFDQIQIGIIYAKVLQPPYLSILSDPAFASAPDMAQAITNSDGEMIYVDYRHNFNDNLKIQGSFAFWKAYGASFWDFEDVELDFDQSDRGFKYWFTFHSRISNNLFLSFKYKYKQFMTRALEFRLYNEIPPDGEWYFDRVENKIHTIRLQLDWKF, encoded by the coding sequence ATGAAGAAATTATTTTTATTTTTTGTTTTGATCTTTTGCTGGGCAACAGTATTTTCAGCTATGCTCGATCTCAATACTGCCAGCCTGGAAGAGTTAAGATCATTACCCATTTCAGAAAAGCAGGCTCAAGATATTCACAATTACCGATTTTACATCGATTATTTCAAAAGTATCTACGATCTTCGAGCCATAGAATCCATTGATCAGAAGACGATGAATAAGCTTAAACCGCTTGTTTCGGTTTCTCATTATCAAAGTGATGACGAAGCAGCAATTCGTAGAGATGAGATCTATTATCTTATCGAAAGACTGGGCAGCAACGAAGGTCTGCAGGAAGGTATAAGTGATGTGTGGGAAGATTATCTGATGACTCCCCGCAACATCAATAAAATGCCTTTCTCCGATATTTTTAATCTTCCCAATACTTCTGCCATCGATGTGGCTGCCATCCTGAAACGAAGAGCCAACGGCGACACGCTTTCCAATTATCGAGATCTGCGTTTTTCTCCGGGAATTTCCTATTACGGAGCGCGTAATATTCGCTACTATGTGTATTACGAAGAACCGCCGATCCAGAATCGTGTATTCGTCGATTATCAGTTCAAGTATAACGACATGCCTTACGCAGATGAACTGAAAGAGATGTATCAGGAGTCGATGATCAGATTCGATAGCGCAACTCCAACCCAGAAGAATCAATCTTACTGGGGATTTTTCAACTTGGAAAATAATCGCAGTTCGGTGATGAATAAACTTCGAATTCGCTACATGAACGAATGGAAAGCCGGGATTTTGACCAATTCACCCAAAGGTAATGAAAATTTCTTTCTAGATGATAATCAAACTCTGGGTGACGATGCGAAATATTATGTAGGATATGAAAAAGAAATAAATTGGATGGGAAGAAACTTCCTGAAGATCTATGCCGGAAACTTTCGAGCTACATTTGGCGAAGGTCTGGTTATGGAAAATACCGATACATTCAGTCCACGTCAAACCGGTTATGGTTTCAATAAACGCATTATTGGAGTTATCGGTGATCTTTCCAGAACGCAGCAATATTCGTTGCGTGGTGCTGCCATCGACTGGAAAAGAAACAATATGAACGCTGTTCTGTTTCTTTCTAACGATAAAAAAGATGCCATAATTTACGACAGTAACAACAATGGAATTCTGGATAAAGATGATTATGCTTTATCTTATATTATCAGAACAAATAACTTCAGCAATGATGAATTGGAAGACGCTGAAACATATTTTAATGATTATGTGGGAAATTTGAATGAAGTGACCATTGCACCCAGAAAAGATGCAGTGGAAGAAAACCTGATCGGTGGTCATCTGGAATATTCACCATTTATCGGAACTCATATTGGTGTAACCGGTTATGAAGCTACTTATAATCGAGATTTTGTAGTTCCCGATTCATTGGAGGAGTTGCAGGATATTCTTATTTACGATGATGAAACAGCTTCTGAAAAGTGGAAAATAACCGATGCAGAGATCACAAATTTGTATTCTACTAAAACTGATAAATACGATAGAAATTATCGTCGTGTACTGGGCTTTGACTGGAGAACTACTCTGAACAATACTTCTATTCAGGGTGAATATGCCGAAATGGAAAAAAACGGTGAACTGTTTAAGATCGGTGATGATCCCAAAGCAATAATTTTAAGTTCGTATACTCAATTTGAAAATCTTTATTTCCTCACTATGTTCCGTCATTACGATCTGGAATTCGACAATCCCTATCAGCGCAGTTTCAGCGAAAGCCAGAGATATGATGATACGGTTTTTGAAAAATTGACTTATGGCCTGCGAAATACGCTACTTACAGATATGTACATAAATTCTGTTCAACCTTCTGCAGAACGGGGATTCTACTTTGAAACCCGCTATCAGTTCCACCGTATGTTCACCATTACAAAAGCTTATTTAGATGTTTGGGAACGGCTTTCCGATGCCCGTCAGGGAATTCGTTTTCAGGGCACTCTGGAATTTAAGCCAATTCATCAGATGCGTTTCAGAGTTCGTCATAAAGTTCAAATAAAACGAGATGACGAAATTCAGGATCGCGGCAAATCGCAGGCAAATGAAACAGAACTTTTTCTGCGAACCTACCTTTCCAATTTTGATCAAATTCAAATCGGTATCATTTATGCAAAAGTCTTGCAGCCGCCGTATCTTTCGATCCTTTCGGATCCGGCATTTGCAAGTGCGCCCGATATGGCTCAGGCAATAACGAATTCTGACGGCGAAATGATCTATGTGGATTATCGGCATAATTTTAATGACAACCTGAAAATTCAGGGATCTTTTGCCTTTTGGAAAGCTTATGGAGCTTCTTTCTGGGATTTTGAAGATGTAGAGCTGGATTTTGATCAATCCGATCGCGGTTTCAAATATTGGTTCACCTTTCACAGCCGAATTTCCAACAACCTTTTCCTTTCCTTTAAATATAAATACAAGCAATTCATGACCAGAGCTTTGGAATTCAGATTATATAACGAAATTCCACCTGACGGTGAATGGTATTTTGACCGAGTTGAAAATAAAATTCATACAATTAGACTTCAGTTAGACTGGAAGTTTTAA
- a CDS encoding bifunctional metallophosphatase/5'-nucleotidase, translating into MKKILITISFLILIFCLNAEDLKLDVMFTNDVHGGIDRYPATFMNPQFPPMLGGGGVAATYIKSVRQKSDKTRDNLLIDAGDFFQGHPIGTMSQGDYIIEYYNMISYDLMVIGNHEYDIGEEALLKTLQKAEFPILSCNIVRKGTDQLVDYVEPYIILKKMGVKIGVIGVTTTDTEQMSFPEHIKNVEFLSAKEQVEKYVKILREKEKVDLVFVVGHMGLPYEPQPVYEKRYNSGEERDEERRWGYDAQEIAHEVEGIDVLFGGHMHKGFNEPWEDPVTHTLVFQGYAYGSNVGHVTLNIDSETKTLSGYELPSIRNGALVTLFEDEFIPDPAIADTIAAMQAIAEEGMDEVIGEAAVYLSRSGNGPQNVIGNLVCEAMLDYTEADFAFLNLGGIRADIKEGPITYRDVFNVMPFDNQVVMMEVEGQFLKDIIEMRVSGSRHGLRVAGVKVVVNRSRENYDRVSELIIGGEPWQADTIYKVATTDFLLQGNAGLVMLTKVPEEKITRYEQDLRDAIVEFIKKESPVSTQIDDRWVRDDKSEKTQNTIIQMRKKDKIFK; encoded by the coding sequence ATGAAAAAAATATTAATAACGATATCTTTTCTGATTTTGATATTCTGTTTAAATGCGGAAGATCTGAAATTGGATGTGATGTTCACAAACGATGTTCATGGCGGCATCGATAGATATCCCGCAACTTTCATGAATCCTCAATTCCCACCAATGCTGGGCGGCGGCGGCGTTGCTGCTACTTACATAAAAAGTGTGCGGCAGAAAAGCGACAAAACCCGAGATAACCTGTTGATAGATGCTGGTGATTTTTTTCAAGGCCATCCGATTGGTACAATGAGCCAGGGTGACTATATCATAGAATATTACAATATGATCAGTTATGATCTGATGGTGATCGGAAATCATGAATATGATATTGGTGAAGAAGCCTTGCTGAAAACTTTGCAGAAAGCTGAATTCCCGATACTTTCCTGCAATATAGTAAGAAAGGGAACCGATCAACTCGTTGATTATGTAGAACCTTATATTATCCTAAAAAAAATGGGCGTTAAAATTGGAGTAATCGGTGTTACAACAACCGATACCGAACAGATGAGTTTTCCTGAACACATAAAAAATGTTGAGTTTTTATCAGCAAAAGAACAAGTAGAAAAATATGTGAAGATTCTGCGTGAAAAAGAAAAGGTAGATCTGGTTTTTGTGGTTGGTCATATGGGATTGCCCTACGAGCCGCAACCGGTTTATGAGAAGCGTTATAATTCGGGAGAAGAGCGTGATGAAGAACGCCGCTGGGGTTATGATGCACAGGAAATAGCGCACGAAGTGGAAGGAATCGATGTTTTGTTCGGTGGCCATATGCACAAAGGTTTCAATGAACCCTGGGAAGATCCTGTAACTCATACCTTAGTATTTCAAGGTTATGCCTATGGAAGTAATGTTGGTCATGTAACTTTGAATATAGATTCTGAAACAAAAACACTTTCCGGCTATGAATTACCTTCAATCCGCAACGGTGCATTAGTAACTTTATTTGAAGATGAGTTTATTCCCGATCCAGCAATTGCAGACACGATTGCAGCTATGCAGGCTATCGCCGAAGAAGGAATGGATGAAGTTATCGGTGAAGCAGCTGTTTATCTTTCACGCAGCGGAAATGGACCCCAGAACGTAATTGGAAACCTGGTCTGCGAAGCAATGCTGGATTATACCGAAGCAGATTTTGCCTTTCTTAATTTAGGTGGAATACGTGCAGATATCAAGGAAGGTCCGATAACATATCGAGATGTTTTCAATGTGATGCCATTTGACAATCAGGTAGTGATGATGGAAGTGGAAGGTCAGTTCCTGAAAGATATCATTGAAATGCGAGTTTCCGGCAGCAGACATGGTTTGCGAGTAGCAGGTGTGAAGGTGGTAGTGAACAGAAGCAGAGAAAACTATGATAGAGTTTCTGAATTGATAATAGGCGGAGAACCCTGGCAGGCTGATACAATTTATAAAGTAGCAACTACTGATTTTTTACTGCAGGGAAATGCCGGTTTGGTGATGTTGACCAAAGTACCAGAAGAAAAAATCACACGCTACGAACAGGATCTGCGTGATGCTATAGTAGAATTCATTAAGAAAGAGAGCCCGGTTTCAACTCAGATCGATGATCGCTGGGTTCGAGATGATAAGAGTGAAAAAACACAAAATACAATCATACAAATGAGGAAAAAAGATAAAATATTTAAATAA
- a CDS encoding outer membrane protein transport protein yields MKKIGWLLIILLLNGVIYSYSILDAQDGNELEVYNGRSAALGNTGVALGMRLFDSFLNPANQMNLKSNLGFQYGMNLYQVNEKRSLPMYNSFDAYSGEATYVDNLNYYNYHSAGIFYNHKLADFTFGAAVLYNPAISFDADYFEEVRNNFNSDNNGYPPILAKNYIESEGVVNSISGNLAFKYKDMFSLGLMISSLSGDAKWEREIIWQDAAIDLMSTSADTLFNSYNIVERDFSAMQFTLGANYRFNDRFDIGISYQPETEFDVTGNVDGIDVDDAVYMYYSKLDSLEMVVHTDSIMYSEYKTPSKMRAGISYQPQNIMKTYFYVELEQVGWSGINKLYDDQFNYYLGVEHVLPNSIPIRLGFSFITEYGLHDQSGITFANKIMKPTFSAGTGFKILDNFTVDLGLQYSNRQYEALDLFMDSYYDYSTLWANYQYLNLQDRGWENPDTVKETFLELKTSVSFDW; encoded by the coding sequence ATGAAAAAAATAGGATGGTTATTAATAATATTACTTTTAAACGGAGTAATTTATTCATATTCAATATTAGATGCACAGGATGGCAACGAGCTAGAAGTTTATAATGGACGTTCAGCTGCTTTGGGAAATACCGGTGTAGCTTTGGGAATGCGTTTATTCGATTCATTTCTAAATCCTGCCAATCAGATGAACCTGAAATCCAACCTCGGTTTTCAGTACGGAATGAATCTGTATCAGGTAAATGAAAAAAGATCCCTTCCGATGTATAACTCTTTTGATGCCTACAGCGGAGAAGCAACTTATGTGGATAATTTGAATTATTACAACTATCATTCGGCAGGAATTTTTTATAATCATAAATTGGCAGATTTCACTTTTGGAGCAGCTGTTTTATATAATCCTGCCATAAGCTTCGATGCCGATTATTTTGAAGAAGTTCGGAATAATTTCAATTCTGATAATAATGGTTATCCCCCGATCCTGGCAAAGAATTACATTGAAAGCGAAGGAGTAGTAAATTCGATCAGTGGAAATCTGGCTTTTAAATACAAAGATATGTTTTCTCTGGGATTGATGATCTCCAGCTTGAGTGGTGATGCAAAATGGGAACGCGAGATCATCTGGCAGGATGCTGCTATAGATTTGATGTCAACTTCCGCTGATACTCTCTTCAATTCTTACAATATCGTTGAGCGTGATTTCAGCGCGATGCAGTTCACACTGGGAGCAAATTACCGGTTTAATGACAGATTTGATATTGGTATAAGTTATCAGCCGGAAACCGAATTTGACGTAACTGGCAATGTGGATGGAATAGATGTGGATGACGCAGTTTACATGTATTATTCCAAACTGGATTCATTGGAAATGGTCGTTCACACTGATTCGATTATGTATTCCGAATATAAAACTCCTTCCAAAATGAGAGCAGGAATTTCATATCAACCTCAAAATATCATGAAAACCTATTTCTATGTGGAATTGGAACAGGTTGGCTGGTCTGGAATTAATAAACTTTATGATGATCAATTCAATTATTATCTGGGCGTAGAACATGTTCTGCCAAATTCCATTCCTATTAGGTTAGGTTTCAGTTTCATTACCGAATACGGATTGCATGATCAGAGCGGAATAACTTTTGCAAATAAAATAATGAAACCAACTTTCTCGGCAGGAACCGGATTTAAAATATTAGATAACTTTACAGTAGATCTTGGGTTGCAGTATTCCAACCGTCAGTATGAAGCTCTCGATCTATTTATGGACAGCTATTATGATTATTCTACCTTGTGGGCAAATTATCAATATCTGAATCTGCAGGATCGTGGTTGGGAAAATCCCGATACAGTGAAAGAAACATTTTTGGAGTTAAAAACATCAGTTAGTTTTGATTGGTAA